A single region of the Streptomyces sp. AM 4-1-1 genome encodes:
- a CDS encoding MFS transporter, with product MLPDLSPWRASADFRRLWVQGLVTHFGSSMALIALPLQIKHLTGSPLAVGAMGAVELVPLVVFGLYGGALADAADRRKVILGTEAGLGLLALVLLVNAVLPDPMLWPLYVVAGGVSALAGLQRPALDSLMARIVPHAHQTAAAALNSLRWQAGAIAGPALAGLVVAYAGHASAYAVTVITFAVSVILCLRLSPAPPSHEARKPSLRGIAEGARYAWGRPVLLGTYAIDMAAMLFAFPNAIFPFLADELNAEWSLGLMYAAGSVGSLALGLTSGWTSRVRRHGLFVVFGAAAWGLAIAAAGWFTQVWPVLACLAVAGAGDMLSGLGRSTIWNQTVPEELRGRLAGIEVLSYSVGPQLGQVRAGAMAGWTGTRPAFWSGGLACLASVGLLAAALPKLIGYDSETDEDAVRRRAAREPEAGDGPGGGGGAEESPTAPAPA from the coding sequence CTGCTTCCCGACCTCTCCCCCTGGCGTGCCTCGGCCGATTTCCGGCGCCTGTGGGTCCAGGGGCTGGTGACCCACTTCGGCAGCTCCATGGCCCTGATCGCGCTGCCGTTGCAGATCAAGCACCTCACCGGTTCCCCGCTGGCGGTGGGGGCGATGGGCGCGGTCGAGCTGGTGCCGCTGGTCGTCTTCGGTCTGTACGGCGGAGCGCTCGCCGACGCCGCCGACCGGCGCAAGGTCATCCTGGGCACGGAGGCGGGGCTGGGTCTGCTGGCCCTCGTCCTGCTGGTGAACGCCGTCCTGCCGGACCCGATGCTCTGGCCGCTCTACGTGGTCGCGGGCGGGGTCTCCGCACTCGCCGGACTCCAGCGGCCCGCGCTGGACTCGCTGATGGCCCGGATCGTGCCGCACGCCCATCAGACGGCCGCCGCCGCGCTGAACTCACTGCGCTGGCAGGCCGGCGCGATCGCGGGCCCCGCCCTCGCGGGCCTGGTGGTGGCGTACGCCGGGCACGCCTCGGCGTACGCGGTCACCGTGATCACGTTCGCCGTCTCCGTGATCCTCTGTCTGCGGCTTTCCCCGGCACCGCCCTCGCACGAGGCGCGCAAGCCGTCGCTGCGCGGGATCGCGGAAGGCGCCCGTTACGCCTGGGGGCGCCCGGTGCTCCTGGGGACGTACGCGATCGACATGGCGGCGATGCTCTTCGCCTTCCCCAACGCCATCTTCCCGTTCCTCGCGGACGAGCTGAACGCCGAATGGTCGCTCGGGCTGATGTACGCGGCGGGCTCGGTGGGCTCGCTGGCCCTGGGGCTGACCAGCGGCTGGACCTCACGGGTGCGGCGGCACGGCCTCTTCGTGGTGTTCGGCGCGGCGGCCTGGGGACTGGCCATCGCAGCGGCGGGCTGGTTCACCCAGGTGTGGCCGGTGCTGGCGTGCCTGGCGGTGGCGGGCGCGGGCGACATGCTCAGCGGCCTCGGGCGCTCCACGATCTGGAACCAGACCGTCCCGGAGGAGCTGCGGGGCAGGCTGGCGGGCATCGAGGTGCTGTCGTACAGCGTCGGCCCGCAGCTGGGGCAGGTCCGGGCCGGCGCGATGGCCGGCTGGACCGGCACCAGGCCCGCGTTCTGGAGCGGCGGCCTGGCCTGTCTGGCCTCGGTCGGGCTGCTGGCCGCCGCCCTGCCGAAGCTGATCGGCTACGACTCGGAGACGGACGAGGACGCGGTACGCCGCCGGGCGGCCAGGGAGCCGGAGGCCGGGGACGGGCCGGGCGGGGGCGGGGGCGCCGAGGAGAGCCCGACGGCCCCGGCCCCGGCGTGA
- a CDS encoding ATP-binding protein: MRELLTTRIELVARPEAARSARRHVRDALNAWQITAGRCDDTELVVSELVGNTVRHSAGAQTATDSVPVVLTLSYVSAEGCLRVEVTDRSSQQPRYRGRPGDDAESGRGLFLVEAVSKEWGCISMPGGGKTVWCRIEAP; this comes from the coding sequence ATGCGTGAGCTGCTCACCACCCGCATCGAGCTGGTTGCCCGCCCTGAGGCTGCTCGATCCGCCCGCCGGCACGTGCGCGATGCGCTGAACGCGTGGCAGATCACCGCGGGCCGATGCGACGACACCGAGTTGGTGGTGAGCGAACTGGTCGGCAACACCGTGCGGCACTCGGCCGGCGCACAGACGGCCACCGACTCGGTCCCGGTGGTTCTGACTCTCTCCTACGTGTCGGCCGAAGGCTGCCTGCGAGTCGAGGTCACCGACCGGAGTTCGCAGCAACCGCGGTATCGCGGTCGCCCTGGTGATGACGCCGAGAGCGGCCGGGGGTTGTTCCTGGTCGAAGCCGTCTCGAAGGAGTGGGGCTGTATCTCGATGCCCGGTGGTGGAAAAACCGTGTGGTGTCGCATCGAGGCACCGTGA